The Myroides phaeus DNA segment AATCGGTCGAATCAATCATGATAACTTTATCGGGCTTTTGAAAATTAAATATTGCCATATTTGTTTCGACTGAATGTCAATTATTATTTGTTGTACAACTCTACGATTAACTGTTCTTTGATGTTTTCAGGAACTTGAAGTCTTTGAGGTACAGAAACGAAAGTACCTTCTAAAGTTTCAGGATTCCAAGTAATCCATTCATAAACAGCACTAGAATTAGATAATGAACGTTCGATTGTTTCTAAAGATTTTGATTTAGCACGAACAGCTACTTTATCACCAGGTTTTAATTGGTATGAAGGAATGTTAACCAATTCTCCATTTACAGTAATATGTCTGTGAGAAACGATTTGACGTGCAGCTCTACGAGAAGGAGCGATACCCATTCTGTAAACAACGTTATCTAATCTTGACTCACATAATTGGATCAAAACTTCACCTGTTACTCCACGAGCAGCAGATGCTTTTTTGAATAAATTACTGAATTGTTTTTCTAAAATACCATAAGTATATTTAGCTTTTTGTTTCTCCATCAATTGGACAGCGTACTCAGATTTTTTACCTCTCTTTTTTGCTAATCCGTGTTGCCCTGGAGGGTAATTTCTTTTTTCGAATGATTTATCATCACCAAAAATTGCTTCACCGAACTTACGAGCGATTTTCGTTTGTGGACCAGTATATCTTGCCATTTCTAAAAATTAAAAAAAGGTAGGGATTATGAATTCAGGTCACTTTCCTTCGATAATCTATTCCTACCTTAGGTTATACTATAAAATTAAACTCTTCTTCTTTTCGGAGGACGACATCCGTTGTGTGGCATTGGAGTAATATCGATAATCTCTGTTACTTCAATTCCGTTGTTATGTAAAGATCTGATAGCAGATTCTCTTCCGTTACCTGGTCCTTTAACATAAACTTTTACTTTTTTCAATCCTGCCTCAAGTGCAACTTTACCGCAATCTTCTGCAGCCATTTGAGCAGCGTAAGGTGTGTTCTTTTTAGAACCTCTGAATCCCATTTTACCTGCTGATGACCAAGAAATCACTTCACCTTTTTTATTAGTCAATGAAATGATGATATTGTTAAATGTCGCATTAATATGAGCTTCACCTGTTGCTTCAACAAGTACTTTACGTTTTTTTGTATTCGCTTTAGCCATATTACTACTTATTATTTAGTTGCTTTTTTCTTGTTAGCAACAGTTTTTCTTTTACCTTTTCTTGTTCTAGAGTTGTTTTTAGTTCTTTGTCCTCTTAAAGGAAGACCAACTCTATGACGGATACCTCTGTAGCATCCAATATCCATTAAACGTTTGATATTTAATGAAATTTCAGAACGTAATTCACCTTCAATAGTGAAATGAGAAACGGCTTCACGAATAGCTCCGATCTCGTCATCATTCCATTCTTGAACTTTTTTATCTTCGCTAACTTGCGCTCTTCCAAGAATTTCTTTAGCTCTGCTTGAACCAATTCCGAAAATATAAGTTAAAGCAATAACTCCTCTTTTGTGTTTAGGTATGTCTACCCCTGCGATTCTTGCCATAATTATCCTTGTCTTTGTTTAAATCTAGGATTCTTTTTATTAATAACGTAAAGTCTACCTTTTCTACGTACTATAATGCACTCGGCACTTCTTTTTTTAACTGATGCTCTTACTTTCATTTTAATAGCCTCTTTAATATCTATAAGTAATTCTTGCTTTGGTCAAATCGTAAGGGCTCATTTCCAATTTAACTCGGTCACCTGGTAACAACTTAATGTAGTGCATACGCATTTTTCCAGATATATGAGCGATTACTATATGTCCATTTTCTAATTCCACACGGAACATTGCATTTGATAATGCTTCAATGATTGAACCGTCTTGTTCTATTGCTGATTGTTTTGCCATAAAAAATTAAGCTATTGCTTTCCTATTTTTACCACTCGTCATCATACCATCATACTGTTTATTCAGCAAGTATGAATTAACTTGTTGTATTGTATCGATTACAACACTAACCATAATCAATAACGACGTTCCACCGTAAAACATTGCCCAACCTTGTTGAACTCCTAATAAACTAACTACAATAGCAGGAAAAATTGCTATCAAAGCCAGATAAAGAGACCCTGGGAATGTAATTAACGACATAATTCTATCTAAGTAATCAGCAGTGTCAGATCCAGGCTTAACACCTGGGATAAATCCACCACTTCTCTTAAGATCGTCTGCCATTTTATTAGTAGGTACTGTAATTGCGGTGTAAAAGTACGTAAAAATTATGATTAATAAAGCAAAAAGTAAATTATACTGCCATCCGAACACATTATGGAATGTAGAACTGATTGATTTAGCAGTATCAGAAGTAGATAAACCAGCTACTGCAGCTGGCACGAACATAATTGCTTGAGCAAAAATGATCGGCATTACTCCTGAAGCATTTAGCTTTAAAGGGATCCACTGACGATTACCGCCTAACATAGATTGATCATAAGTCCCCGAAGCACTTCTTCTTGCATATTGAACCGGTATACGTCTCACTGCAAGAGTTAAATAGATACAAGCAACAATGATTAACAACCATAAAATTACTTCTATAACCACCAACATTGGTCCTCCATTATTATCAGTGATTCTTGATTGGAATTCTTGGATGAAAGACATTGGAAGTCTTGCAATAATACCAACCATAATCAATAATGAAATACCATTTCCAATACCTTTATCAGTAATTTTCTCACCTAACCACATTGCAAAAATAGTTCCGGTAACTAGTATAATTACTGAAGAAAACAAGAATGAGAAAGAATTGAAACCTAACAAAAATGCATCTGATGGTAGTTGGACATACAAGTTATAGATATAGCTAGGTCCTTGTAATAAAGTAATACCAATAGTTAACCATCTTGTTATCTGGTTCATTTTCTTTCTACCGCTTTCCCCATCATTTTGGAGTTTCTGAAGATAAGGAACCGCGATTCCCATCAACTGAACAACAATGGAAGCAGAAATATAAGGCATAATACCTAATGCAAATACAGATGCTTGCGAAAATGCACCACCTGTAAAAACATTAATCAACCAACCAATACCTTGGTCAGTTTGCTCTGTTAAAGCTTGCAATTTCGTTGCGTCAATACCTGGAAGGGTTACTTGTGTACCAAAACGGTACACAAGTAATAATCCCAATGTTATCAA contains these protein-coding regions:
- the rpsD gene encoding 30S ribosomal protein S4, whose translation is MARYTGPQTKIARKFGEAIFGDDKSFEKRNYPPGQHGLAKKRGKKSEYAVQLMEKQKAKYTYGILEKQFSNLFKKASAARGVTGEVLIQLCESRLDNVVYRMGIAPSRRAARQIVSHRHITVNGELVNIPSYQLKPGDKVAVRAKSKSLETIERSLSNSSAVYEWITWNPETLEGTFVSVPQRLQVPENIKEQLIVELYNK
- the rpsK gene encoding 30S ribosomal protein S11, producing MAKANTKKRKVLVEATGEAHINATFNNIIISLTNKKGEVISWSSAGKMGFRGSKKNTPYAAQMAAEDCGKVALEAGLKKVKVYVKGPGNGRESAIRSLHNNGIEVTEIIDITPMPHNGCRPPKRRRV
- the rpsM gene encoding 30S ribosomal protein S13; protein product: MARIAGVDIPKHKRGVIALTYIFGIGSSRAKEILGRAQVSEDKKVQEWNDDEIGAIREAVSHFTIEGELRSEISLNIKRLMDIGCYRGIRHRVGLPLRGQRTKNNSRTRKGKRKTVANKKKATK
- the ykgO gene encoding type B 50S ribosomal protein L36 produces the protein MKVRASVKKRSAECIIVRRKGRLYVINKKNPRFKQRQG
- the infA gene encoding translation initiation factor IF-1: MAKQSAIEQDGSIIEALSNAMFRVELENGHIVIAHISGKMRMHYIKLLPGDRVKLEMSPYDLTKARITYRY
- the secY gene encoding preprotein translocase subunit SecY translates to MKKFFETLASIWKIEELKNKILITLGLLLVYRFGTQVTLPGIDATKLQALTEQTDQGIGWLINVFTGGAFSQASVFALGIMPYISASIVVQLMGIAVPYLQKLQNDGESGRKKMNQITRWLTIGITLLQGPSYIYNLYVQLPSDAFLLGFNSFSFLFSSVIILVTGTIFAMWLGEKITDKGIGNGISLLIMVGIIARLPMSFIQEFQSRITDNNGGPMLVVIEVILWLLIIVACIYLTLAVRRIPVQYARRSASGTYDQSMLGGNRQWIPLKLNASGVMPIIFAQAIMFVPAAVAGLSTSDTAKSISSTFHNVFGWQYNLLFALLIIIFTYFYTAITVPTNKMADDLKRSGGFIPGVKPGSDTADYLDRIMSLITFPGSLYLALIAIFPAIVVSLLGVQQGWAMFYGGTSLLIMVSVVIDTIQQVNSYLLNKQYDGMMTSGKNRKAIA